One Flagellimonas sp. CMM7 genomic region harbors:
- a CDS encoding PD-(D/E)XK nuclease family protein: MHQSFLQYVLDDLLEKEVAIESLTFVLPSKRSGTFLKKHISHSLTKNSFSPKILAIEDFVEDISGITSASSIDLLIQLYSVYKSSKIEAHDDFYTFLKWGQTLLQDFNEIDRYLIPSKDILNYLSAIKELNHWSLKTEKTELIQNYLQLWNSLESLYDSFTTSLLTQKKGYQGLIYRKTNENLEDYCKTNKNDSLVFIGFNALNSAESNIIQYFLEHTNSQIYWDIDSYFLDDAIHDAGLFIRNYTRQWPYYRTRNLTGVHTSFLSSKNISITGVPKSISQAKYVGEVLRKINSESHTGLKNTALVLADESLLNPILQAIPNEINEVNITMGLPLNKTVLYSFFLSFLELNIANTEKGWFYKDVLEFLSNPYSISISASQKIDFAKAIPRDIKETNRLYLSHTVLSKYVGAKQTLEVMFPPKTVSSLQWIDNCLLLIQNLKKIFSEAENSQELESLYRFYTLFNQLRIHLSSIAFKTGLKSVKSLFKQLATMEALDFIGEPLSGLQIMGMLESRNLDFETVILTSVNEGILPSGKSNNSFIPFDVKQEYGLPTYKEKDAIYTYHFYRLIQRAKNIHIIYNTEPDVLEGGEKSRLISQLLADDNVSKYVTHNIASPQVKISPTPISEVSKSPLLVKDIVNFADKGFSPTSLTNYIRNPLEFYKKNILKINDVSEVEETIAANTFGTIVHDSLEELYQPLINKILTLENTADLATKTPEVVKTHFYKNLPGVDILKGKFLLVFNVIVKYLQNFIAQEIKQVEKHEIKILGLEEKLVVQLNIPELDFPIKLKGTLDRVDQIDGITRIIDYKTGKVEPRNVKVTDWEELVLNYDKSKAFQLLCYAFLYSKKHDANSLQAGIYSFKNLSQGFLPFYSDGINIDHDTLNTFETYLKRIILEICDSRIPFTEKKV; this comes from the coding sequence ATGCATCAAAGTTTTCTTCAATATGTTCTGGATGACCTTTTAGAAAAAGAAGTGGCTATTGAGTCGTTAACTTTTGTACTACCCAGTAAACGGTCGGGTACTTTTCTAAAAAAACATATTTCCCATAGTCTTACCAAAAACAGTTTTAGCCCAAAAATTCTAGCTATAGAGGATTTTGTTGAAGACATCTCTGGTATTACCTCTGCATCTTCCATAGACTTACTTATACAACTCTATTCCGTTTATAAAAGCTCCAAAATAGAAGCTCATGATGACTTTTATACTTTTTTAAAATGGGGGCAAACGCTACTTCAAGATTTTAATGAGATAGACAGATATCTTATTCCTTCCAAGGATATCCTCAACTACCTATCTGCCATAAAAGAACTCAATCATTGGTCATTAAAAACTGAGAAAACAGAACTGATTCAAAACTATTTACAGCTATGGAACAGTCTTGAATCTTTATACGATTCTTTTACTACTTCGCTTTTAACCCAAAAGAAAGGATATCAAGGCCTAATCTATAGAAAGACAAATGAAAATCTTGAGGATTATTGTAAAACCAACAAAAATGATTCCTTAGTTTTTATAGGTTTCAATGCTCTCAATTCTGCAGAATCAAACATTATACAATACTTTCTTGAACACACCAATAGCCAAATCTATTGGGATATTGATTCCTATTTTCTAGATGATGCGATCCACGATGCAGGGCTTTTCATTAGGAATTATACAAGGCAATGGCCATATTATAGAACCAGAAACCTAACTGGAGTTCATACTAGTTTTTTATCCTCAAAAAACATTTCTATCACCGGTGTTCCCAAAAGTATTTCTCAAGCCAAATATGTTGGTGAAGTTTTAAGGAAGATTAACTCAGAATCTCATACTGGGCTTAAAAACACGGCTCTTGTTCTTGCGGATGAATCTTTGCTAAATCCTATTCTTCAGGCTATTCCAAATGAAATCAATGAGGTAAACATTACCATGGGTCTACCTCTTAATAAAACAGTACTATATTCATTTTTTCTATCCTTTTTAGAACTCAATATAGCTAACACGGAAAAAGGATGGTTTTACAAAGATGTTTTAGAATTTCTATCAAATCCATACAGCATATCCATTTCGGCTTCTCAAAAAATTGACTTTGCAAAAGCAATTCCAAGGGATATCAAAGAAACCAATAGGCTTTATCTCAGTCATACCGTCCTTTCAAAATATGTTGGAGCAAAACAGACGTTGGAAGTTATGTTCCCGCCCAAAACTGTCTCATCCTTACAATGGATAGACAATTGTTTGTTGCTCATTCAAAACTTAAAAAAAATCTTTAGTGAAGCAGAGAATTCCCAAGAGCTTGAGTCTTTATATCGATTTTACACCTTGTTTAACCAGCTAAGAATTCATTTAAGTTCCATTGCCTTTAAAACAGGATTAAAGTCCGTCAAAAGCTTGTTTAAGCAACTAGCAACCATGGAAGCTTTGGATTTTATTGGTGAGCCCTTATCCGGCTTACAGATAATGGGTATGTTGGAAAGTCGAAATCTGGATTTTGAAACGGTAATACTCACATCCGTAAATGAAGGGATACTTCCCTCCGGAAAATCTAACAATTCCTTTATTCCTTTTGATGTAAAACAAGAATATGGACTGCCCACATACAAAGAGAAGGACGCCATATATACGTATCATTTTTATAGATTGATTCAGCGTGCCAAAAATATTCATATCATCTATAATACTGAACCAGACGTTTTAGAAGGTGGTGAGAAAAGCAGGCTAATCTCTCAGTTACTTGCGGATGACAACGTTTCAAAATATGTTACACATAATATTGCATCTCCTCAAGTTAAAATTTCACCAACCCCTATATCTGAGGTATCTAAAAGTCCGTTACTTGTAAAAGACATAGTGAACTTCGCAGATAAAGGGTTTTCACCAACATCTTTAACCAATTACATTAGAAACCCACTTGAGTTCTATAAAAAGAATATTCTAAAAATAAATGATGTTTCTGAAGTTGAAGAAACGATAGCCGCCAACACGTTTGGCACAATAGTACATGATAGTTTAGAAGAACTATATCAGCCTCTTATCAATAAAATTTTAACATTGGAGAATACCGCTGACTTGGCAACAAAAACTCCAGAGGTGGTAAAAACACACTTTTACAAAAACTTACCTGGAGTCGATATTTTAAAAGGCAAATTTCTCTTGGTGTTTAATGTAATTGTAAAATATCTACAGAATTTTATCGCCCAAGAAATAAAACAAGTGGAGAAACATGAAATAAAAATCTTGGGATTAGAAGAAAAACTGGTTGTGCAACTGAATATACCAGAATTGGATTTTCCTATAAAGCTCAAAGGCACATTGGATAGGGTTGACCAAATTGATGGTATTACCAGAATAATTGATTATAAAACTGGAAAAGTAGAGCCTAGAAATGTCAAAGTTACAGATTGGGAAGAACTCGTTTTAAATTACGATAAAAGCAAGGCATTTCAATTGCTATGCTATGCATTCTTATATTCGAAAAAGCATGATGCCAATTCTTTACAGGCTGGGATTTACTCTTTTAAAAATTTAAGCCAAGGCTTTTTACCCTTTTATTCAGATGGAATCAATATAGACCATGATACCCTTAATACTTTTGAAACTTATTTAAAGAGGATAATCTTGGAGATCTGCGACTCCCGTATTCCTTTTACTGAAAAAAAGGTATGA
- a CDS encoding ribonucleotide-diphosphate reductase subunit beta, producing the protein MEITHVIKRDFVTKPFQLDKITNAILKAMTAANHGDFMDAERISGNVYTALLERKQFDESYVPTVEEVQDFVENKLMENGFFDVAKGYILYRNEQAQKRKTNIFEKRINLKPYEYPALYEYVPAIRHSYWIHTEFNFTSDIQDFKTRLSETERSALKNTMLAISQIEVAVKTFWGDIYHRMPKPEVGSVGATFAESEVRHHDAYSHLLEILGLNEEFKNLKKKPVIMKRVQYLETALKNAKSDDNKEYAESVLLFSLFIEHVSLFSQFLIIMAFNKHKNMFKGISNVVEATSKEEQIHGDFGIDVINIIKDENPEWFDADYHNMIQEMCKDAFIAESEVVDWIFEKGELDFLPKTLVNEFIKNRFNNSLESIGIDKIFEIDETLLTKTEWFDDEIIGTKHGDFFVKRSINYSKRTQSITSDDLF; encoded by the coding sequence ATGGAAATTACCCACGTCATCAAGAGGGATTTTGTCACGAAACCCTTCCAGCTAGATAAGATAACAAATGCTATTCTAAAAGCCATGACTGCTGCAAATCATGGAGATTTTATGGATGCAGAGCGTATTTCAGGTAATGTTTATACAGCACTTTTGGAACGAAAGCAGTTTGATGAAAGCTATGTGCCTACCGTAGAGGAGGTGCAGGACTTTGTTGAGAACAAGCTGATGGAAAACGGTTTTTTTGACGTGGCCAAGGGTTATATTCTATATCGAAATGAGCAAGCTCAAAAACGGAAGACCAATATTTTTGAGAAGCGCATTAATCTAAAACCTTATGAATACCCAGCCCTGTATGAATACGTGCCAGCTATTCGTCATTCCTACTGGATTCATACCGAGTTTAATTTTACAAGTGACATTCAAGATTTTAAGACACGTCTCTCGGAAACTGAGCGTAGTGCCCTAAAAAACACTATGCTGGCCATTTCTCAAATAGAAGTGGCGGTAAAAACATTCTGGGGAGATATATACCATAGAATGCCAAAACCTGAGGTGGGTTCAGTAGGCGCAACTTTTGCTGAAAGTGAAGTTCGCCATCATGATGCATATTCTCACTTACTTGAGATTTTGGGACTTAATGAAGAGTTCAAGAACCTCAAGAAAAAACCGGTCATCATGAAGCGGGTACAGTACTTGGAAACAGCGCTTAAAAACGCAAAAAGTGACGATAATAAAGAGTATGCAGAGTCTGTTTTGTTGTTCTCCCTATTTATTGAGCACGTATCCCTATTCTCACAGTTTTTGATCATCATGGCCTTTAATAAGCACAAGAATATGTTTAAGGGCATCTCCAATGTTGTAGAGGCTACATCTAAGGAAGAGCAGATTCATGGTGATTTTGGTATTGATGTCATCAATATTATCAAAGACGAAAACCCAGAGTGGTTTGATGCCGATTACCATAATATGATACAGGAAATGTGCAAGGATGCATTTATAGCAGAAAGCGAAGTGGTAGATTGGATTTTTGAAAAAGGCGAGCTTGATTTTCTGCCAAAGACCCTGGTGAACGAGTTCATAAAGAATAGGTTCAATAATTCCCTTGAAAGTATTGGGATTGATAAAATATTTGAGATTGATGAGACATTGTTAACCAAGACAGAATGGTTTGATGATGAGATTATTGGAACCAAACATGGCGATTTCTTCGTAAAGCGCTCCATCAACTACAGCAAAAGAACACAAAGTATAACCAGCGACGACCTTTTTTAA
- a CDS encoding ribonucleoside-diphosphate reductase subunit alpha gives MNDQKHTLSTETSTTISESEQLVNARKEALKNLSKQDQKGFEWLTEHSRNFLASGYLTEGVSAEQRIREIADRAEQLLQMPGFSDKFYGYMSQGFFSLASPVWSNFGKERGLPISCFGSHIDDDMGNILYTQSEVGMMSKLGGGTSGYFGKIRHRGAEVKNNGQASGAVHIMQLFESMVDVVSQGSVRRGRFSPYLPVEHPDISEFLEIGTEGNPIQELTHGVTVTDKWMQEMIDGDTEKRSVWAKVLQRRGEMGYPYIFFSDHANNSAADVYKDKQHTIHASNLCTEIMLPSNDEWSFVCVLSSVNVLHYDKWKDTDAVETMVYFLDAVITEFIEKLEAYRDSSNREDRQTFLFMERAYNFAKDNRALGLGVLGWHSLLQSKMMPFNSQEAYNLNNEIFRSIKTKSYSASETLAKKFGEPAVLKGYGRRNATLNAIAPTTSSAFILGQVSQGIEPIWSNIYVKDIAKIKTTIKNPFLEQLLEDKGENTTEVWRSIRDQDGSVQHLDFLTQLEKDVFKTYSEIDQLDIIYQAANRQNHIDQGQSVNIIVHPDMPVKEINKIHVTAWKLGLKSLYYQHSMNAAQKFKQKKDCASCEA, from the coding sequence ATGAACGATCAAAAACATACCTTAAGTACAGAAACATCGACTACTATTTCCGAAAGCGAACAACTTGTCAATGCAAGGAAAGAAGCACTAAAAAACCTAAGCAAACAAGACCAAAAAGGGTTTGAATGGCTTACTGAACACAGCCGAAACTTCTTGGCTTCAGGATATTTAACTGAAGGGGTAAGTGCAGAACAACGCATCCGCGAAATTGCAGATAGAGCTGAACAGTTATTACAGATGCCTGGCTTCTCTGATAAGTTTTACGGTTATATGTCTCAAGGGTTTTTCTCCTTGGCATCACCCGTATGGTCTAATTTTGGGAAAGAAAGAGGGTTGCCTATCAGTTGTTTTGGTTCTCATATCGATGATGATATGGGCAACATCCTATATACCCAGTCAGAAGTTGGGATGATGTCTAAACTGGGAGGAGGTACTTCGGGATATTTTGGAAAGATCAGACATCGTGGTGCTGAGGTAAAGAACAATGGTCAAGCATCTGGAGCAGTGCATATTATGCAGCTTTTTGAGTCTATGGTAGATGTAGTCAGTCAAGGATCTGTTAGACGAGGTCGTTTTTCTCCTTATTTACCGGTTGAACACCCAGACATTTCAGAGTTTTTGGAAATCGGAACGGAAGGTAATCCCATTCAGGAGTTGACCCATGGGGTTACAGTGACTGATAAGTGGATGCAGGAAATGATCGATGGAGATACAGAAAAACGCTCTGTTTGGGCAAAGGTATTACAACGAAGAGGAGAGATGGGCTACCCATATATTTTCTTCAGTGACCATGCAAATAATTCCGCTGCAGATGTTTATAAAGACAAACAGCACACGATCCATGCAAGTAATCTGTGTACCGAGATTATGTTGCCATCAAATGACGAATGGTCATTTGTATGTGTACTGTCGTCGGTAAACGTATTGCATTATGACAAATGGAAGGATACTGATGCTGTGGAGACGATGGTATACTTTTTAGATGCTGTTATAACGGAATTCATTGAGAAATTGGAAGCTTATCGTGATTCTTCAAACCGTGAGGATCGCCAAACCTTTCTTTTTATGGAAAGAGCCTACAACTTTGCAAAAGATAACAGAGCACTAGGACTGGGAGTATTAGGGTGGCACTCATTGCTTCAATCTAAAATGATGCCTTTTAATAGTCAAGAAGCGTATAATTTAAATAATGAAATCTTCAGGAGCATCAAAACAAAATCCTATAGTGCATCTGAAACATTGGCTAAAAAATTTGGAGAACCAGCTGTTCTTAAGGGTTATGGTAGACGTAATGCTACCTTAAACGCAATTGCTCCAACTACTTCTTCAGCTTTTATTCTAGGGCAGGTATCACAAGGAATAGAACCCATATGGTCCAATATTTATGTAAAAGATATTGCCAAGATCAAAACCACAATAAAGAATCCATTTTTAGAGCAACTTTTAGAGGATAAAGGGGAAAATACCACTGAGGTTTGGCGAAGTATACGTGATCAAGACGGTTCGGTGCAACATTTGGACTTTCTTACGCAACTTGAAAAAGATGTGTTTAAAACCTATTCAGAGATTGATCAATTGGATATCATTTATCAAGCTGCCAATAGGCAAAACCATATTGATCAAGGACAGTCGGTAAACATTATTGTACACCCAGATATGCCAGTGAAAGAAATTAATAAAATTCATGTAACTGCATGGAAACTAGGGTTGAAATCACTTTACTATCAGCATAGTATGAACGCAGCACAGAAATTTAAACAGAAAAAAGATTGTGCTAGTTGCGAAGCTTAA
- a CDS encoding OmpA family protein: MKHLSKLLVVALLVLGANNLQAQDENNPWQISFGVNAIDLYPTNDENNPFSSTTLFDEYFNVGDHWNILPSVSYVAVSKYVGSGFSVGARGSLNRIENNGDQAVDDLSHYAIDGTIKYNFLKNTTIDPFAEIGGGYTWVDEIGAGTANAGIGVNIWFSENIGLTLQTQYKHAFEDYLVKHFQHMAGISIKFGGTDTDGDGIYDKDDACPEVAGLEAFNGCPDADGDGIEDSKDSCPNEAGSKEMNGCPDADGDGVADKDDACPNEAGLAALAGCPDADGDGVADKDDQCPNEAGPAENNGCPWPDADGDSVLDKDDQCPQVAGTVANNGCPEVTEEVQKQLNDYARTILFDTGRSSIKAESTSVMVDIITILNEYPTAKFTVEGHTDSVGGAKTNQKLSESRANSVRDFLIDKGVGADRLTAIGYGEDKPIATNNNRAGRAQNRRVEINLVK, encoded by the coding sequence ATGAAACATCTTAGCAAATTATTAGTTGTTGCCCTATTAGTTTTAGGCGCTAACAACCTACAAGCGCAAGACGAGAATAATCCGTGGCAGATTAGTTTTGGGGTTAACGCAATTGACCTTTATCCTACCAACGATGAGAACAACCCGTTCTCAAGTACTACATTGTTTGATGAGTACTTCAACGTTGGTGACCACTGGAACATCTTGCCTTCCGTTTCTTACGTGGCTGTATCCAAATATGTTGGAAGTGGGTTTTCTGTAGGTGCAAGAGGTTCTTTAAATAGAATTGAAAACAATGGTGACCAAGCAGTTGATGATCTTTCACATTATGCTATTGATGGTACCATTAAGTACAACTTCCTTAAAAACACAACTATTGATCCATTTGCGGAAATAGGTGGTGGTTATACTTGGGTTGACGAAATTGGTGCTGGTACTGCAAATGCAGGTATTGGTGTTAACATCTGGTTTTCAGAAAATATCGGGTTAACATTACAAACTCAGTACAAACATGCTTTTGAAGATTACTTAGTAAAGCATTTCCAACACATGGCAGGTATTAGCATCAAATTTGGTGGAACTGATACTGACGGTGATGGAATCTATGACAAAGACGATGCTTGTCCAGAAGTTGCTGGTCTAGAAGCATTCAACGGTTGTCCAGATGCTGACGGCGATGGTATTGAAGATAGCAAAGATAGCTGTCCTAACGAAGCTGGTTCTAAAGAAATGAACGGTTGTCCAGATGCTGACGGTGACGGTGTTGCTGATAAAGATGATGCTTGTCCTAACGAAGCTGGTCTTGCTGCCTTAGCTGGTTGTCCAGATGCTGACGGTGACGGTGTTGCTGACAAAGATGATCAGTGTCCTAACGAAGCTGGTCCTGCTGAGAACAACGGATGCCCTTGGCCTGATGCTGATGGTGACAGTGTTCTTGACAAAGACGATCAATGTCCACAAGTAGCTGGTACTGTTGCTAACAACGGTTGTCCAGAAGTAACTGAAGAAGTTCAAAAACAATTGAACGACTATGCGAGAACTATCTTGTTTGACACTGGTAGATCTTCTATCAAAGCAGAATCTACTTCTGTAATGGTTGATATCATCACTATCTTGAATGAGTATCCTACTGCTAAGTTTACAGTAGAAGGACATACTGATAGTGTTGGTGGCGCTAAAACAAACCAAAAACTTTCTGAGTCAAGAGCTAACTCTGTAAGAGACTTCTTGATTGACAAAGGTGTTGGTGCTGATAGATTAACTGCTATCGGATATGGTGAAGACAAGCCAATCGCAACTAACAACAACAGAGCTGGAAGAGCTCAAAACAGAAGAGTTGAAATCAACTTGGTAAAATAA
- the kbl gene encoding glycine C-acetyltransferase, which translates to MYGKIKEHLTNELDAIKEAGLFKKERIITSPQDAVIKISTGQEVINFCANNYLGLSSHPDVVQAAKDALDSHGFGMSSVRFICGTQDIHKELEEKIANFYGTEDTILYAAAFDANGGVFEPLLTAEDAIISDSLNHASIIDGVRLCKAKRYRYANNDMADLEIQLKQSEKDGARFKIIVTDGVFSMDGLLAPLDKICDLADKYDAMVMIDECHSAGFIGETGRGTLEEKGVMDRIDIITGTLGKALGGAMGGYTTGKKEIIEILRQRSRPYLFSNSLAPAIVGASIKVFEMLDKDTSLRDKLQRNTEYFKKGMKQAGFDIIDGDSAIVPVMLYDAKLSQQMADMLLEKGIYVIGFFFPVVPKGKARIRVQLSAAHEQHHLDQAINAFIEVGKSLKIVEMQ; encoded by the coding sequence ATGTACGGAAAAATAAAAGAGCATCTTACAAATGAGTTGGACGCCATAAAAGAGGCAGGCCTATTTAAAAAAGAACGTATCATCACATCTCCACAAGATGCAGTTATAAAAATATCTACAGGACAAGAGGTCATTAACTTTTGCGCGAACAATTATTTGGGGCTTTCATCACACCCAGATGTAGTACAAGCAGCAAAGGATGCGCTGGACTCTCATGGTTTCGGTATGTCTTCGGTCAGGTTTATTTGCGGTACTCAGGATATCCATAAAGAGCTCGAAGAAAAGATTGCCAATTTTTATGGCACGGAGGATACTATATTGTATGCTGCCGCTTTTGATGCTAATGGAGGCGTGTTTGAGCCTTTATTGACAGCAGAGGATGCCATTATCTCAGATTCATTAAACCATGCATCCATAATTGATGGTGTTCGTCTTTGTAAGGCCAAAAGATATAGGTATGCGAATAATGATATGGCCGATTTGGAAATTCAACTCAAGCAAAGTGAAAAAGACGGCGCTAGATTTAAAATTATCGTTACTGACGGTGTTTTTTCCATGGATGGACTCTTAGCGCCCCTAGATAAAATTTGTGACTTAGCGGATAAGTATGATGCTATGGTAATGATTGATGAATGCCACTCAGCTGGATTTATTGGCGAAACGGGAAGAGGAACCCTGGAAGAAAAAGGAGTTATGGATCGCATTGATATTATTACTGGCACTTTAGGCAAAGCACTTGGAGGTGCAATGGGAGGGTATACTACAGGTAAAAAAGAAATTATAGAAATATTGCGTCAAAGATCTCGGCCATATTTGTTCTCCAATTCCCTTGCCCCAGCCATTGTAGGTGCTTCTATCAAGGTTTTTGAGATGTTGGACAAGGATACTTCGTTGAGAGATAAACTTCAACGCAACACAGAATACTTTAAAAAAGGAATGAAACAAGCGGGTTTTGACATTATTGATGGTGATTCCGCCATAGTTCCGGTAATGTTATATGACGCTAAGCTTTCCCAACAAATGGCAGATATGCTTTTAGAGAAGGGTATTTATGTAATAGGTTTCTTCTTTCCAGTAGTCCCAAAAGGTAAGGCGCGTATTCGCGTACAACTGTCAGCAGCCCACGAACAGCATCATTTGGATCAAGCAATTAATGCCTTCATCGAAGTTGGGAAATCATTGAAAATCGTTGAAATGCAGTAA
- a CDS encoding SDR family oxidoreductase, whose amino-acid sequence MNLKGKVAYITGGTKGIGYGVAQSLLQQGMKVAISGRSIEGATQAAKSLGDEANVLGISSDVSKLVDEVDAVKKIIEKWGQLDFVLANAGVGHFAPIDEMDESEWHQMINVNLNGVFHTLKASVEALKKSEGYYMTLASLAGTNFFAQGAGYNATKFGVVGFTQAAMLDLRKYNIKVTTIMPGSVATHFNGNEPSKKDSWKIQAEDIGKLVVDLLQMNPRTLPSKIEVRPTRPDLK is encoded by the coding sequence ATGAATTTGAAGGGTAAAGTTGCCTATATAACTGGCGGAACAAAGGGAATTGGCTATGGAGTTGCTCAATCTCTATTGCAACAAGGTATGAAGGTTGCGATTAGCGGAAGAAGTATTGAAGGAGCTACCCAAGCCGCAAAAAGTTTAGGAGATGAAGCAAATGTACTTGGGATATCTTCTGATGTTTCAAAGCTTGTTGATGAGGTTGATGCCGTTAAGAAAATCATCGAGAAATGGGGGCAATTGGATTTTGTTCTTGCCAATGCTGGTGTGGGCCATTTTGCACCTATTGATGAAATGGATGAAAGTGAATGGCATCAAATGATCAATGTGAACCTTAATGGCGTTTTTCATACATTAAAAGCTTCAGTGGAAGCATTAAAAAAATCTGAAGGTTACTATATGACCTTGGCAAGTTTGGCCGGGACCAATTTTTTTGCTCAGGGTGCCGGATATAATGCCACTAAATTTGGTGTGGTCGGCTTTACACAGGCAGCAATGTTGGACTTGAGAAAATACAATATCAAGGTAACTACAATAATGCCGGGTTCTGTGGCAACTCATTTTAATGGAAATGAACCTTCTAAAAAAGATTCATGGAAAATACAAGCAGAGGATATTGGAAAGCTTGTGGTTGATTTGTTACAAATGAATCCTAGAACACTGCCAAGCAAAATAGAGGTCAGGCCTACACGCCCGGATTTAAAGTAA